A portion of the Pan troglodytes isolate AG18354 chromosome 10, NHGRI_mPanTro3-v2.0_pri, whole genome shotgun sequence genome contains these proteins:
- the CTDSP2 gene encoding carboxy-terminal domain RNA polymerase II polypeptide A small phosphatase 2 isoform X2, translated as MEHGSIITQARREDALVLTKQGLVSKSSPKKPRGRNIFKALFCCFRAQHVGQSSSSTELAAYKEEANTIAKSDLLQCLQYQFYQIPGTCLLPEVTEEDQGRICVVIDLDETLVHSSFKVYVLKRPYVDEFLRRMGELFECVLFTASLAKYADPVTDLLDRCGVFRARLFRESCVFHQGCYVKDLSRLGRDLRKTLILDNSPASYIFHPENAVPVQSWFDDMADTELLNLIPIFEELSGAEDVYTSLGQLRAP; from the exons GCCTGGTCTCCAAGTCCTCTCCTAAGAAGCCTCGTGGACGTAACATCTTCAAGGCCCTTTTCTGCTGTTTTCGCGCCCAGCATGTTGGCCAGTCAAGTTCCTCCACTGAGCTCGCTGCATATAAGGAGGAAGCAAACACCATTGCTAAG TCGGATCTGCTCCAGTGTCTCCAGTACCAGTTCTACCAG ATCCCAGGGACCTGCCTGCTCCCagaggtgacagaggaagatcaAGGAAGGATCTGTGTGGTCATTGACCTCGATGAAACCCTTGTGCATAGCTCCTTTAAG GTGTATGTGCTCAAGAGGCCTTATGTGGATGAGTTCCTGAGACGCATGGGGGAACTCTTTGAATGTGTTCTCTTCactgccagcctggccaag TATGCCGACCCTGTGACAGACCTGCTGGACCGGTGTGGGGTGTTCCGGGCCCGCCTATTCCGTGAGTCTTGCGTGTTCCACCAGGGCTGCTACGTCAAGGACCTCAGCCGCCTGGGGAGGGACCTGAGGAAGACCCTCATCCTGGACAACTCGCCTGCTTCTTACATATTCCACCCCGAGAATGCA GTGCCTGTGCAGTCCTGGTTTGATGACATGGCAGACACCGAGTTGCTGAACCTGATCCCAATCTTTGAGGAGCTGAGCGGAGCAGAGGACGTCTACACCAGCCTTGGGCAGCTGCGGGCCCCTTAG
- the CTDSP2 gene encoding carboxy-terminal domain RNA polymerase II polypeptide A small phosphatase 2 isoform X1 gives MEHGSIITQARREDALVLTKQGLVSKSSPKKPRGRNIFKALFCCFRAQHVGQSSSSTELAAYKEEANTIAKSDLLQCLQYQFYQIPGTCLLPEVTEEDQGRICVVIDLDETLVHSSFKPINNADFIVPIEIEGTTHQVYVLKRPYVDEFLRRMGELFECVLFTASLAKYADPVTDLLDRCGVFRARLFRESCVFHQGCYVKDLSRLGRDLRKTLILDNSPASYIFHPENAVPVQSWFDDMADTELLNLIPIFEELSGAEDVYTSLGQLRAP, from the exons GCCTGGTCTCCAAGTCCTCTCCTAAGAAGCCTCGTGGACGTAACATCTTCAAGGCCCTTTTCTGCTGTTTTCGCGCCCAGCATGTTGGCCAGTCAAGTTCCTCCACTGAGCTCGCTGCATATAAGGAGGAAGCAAACACCATTGCTAAG TCGGATCTGCTCCAGTGTCTCCAGTACCAGTTCTACCAG ATCCCAGGGACCTGCCTGCTCCCagaggtgacagaggaagatcaAGGAAGGATCTGTGTGGTCATTGACCTCGATGAAACCCTTGTGCATAGCTCCTTTAAG CCAATCAACAATGCTGACTTCATAGTGCCTATAGAGATTGAGGGGACCACTCACCAG GTGTATGTGCTCAAGAGGCCTTATGTGGATGAGTTCCTGAGACGCATGGGGGAACTCTTTGAATGTGTTCTCTTCactgccagcctggccaag TATGCCGACCCTGTGACAGACCTGCTGGACCGGTGTGGGGTGTTCCGGGCCCGCCTATTCCGTGAGTCTTGCGTGTTCCACCAGGGCTGCTACGTCAAGGACCTCAGCCGCCTGGGGAGGGACCTGAGGAAGACCCTCATCCTGGACAACTCGCCTGCTTCTTACATATTCCACCCCGAGAATGCA GTGCCTGTGCAGTCCTGGTTTGATGACATGGCAGACACCGAGTTGCTGAACCTGATCCCAATCTTTGAGGAGCTGAGCGGAGCAGAGGACGTCTACACCAGCCTTGGGCAGCTGCGGGCCCCTTAG